From the Xiphophorus maculatus strain JP 163 A chromosome 20, X_maculatus-5.0-male, whole genome shotgun sequence genome, one window contains:
- the LOC102220256 gene encoding blue-sensitive opsin, translating to MKMRTSRQEETPDDFWIPIPLETDNITALSPYLVPQDHLGSLGLFYSMSALMFFLFVAGTAINVLTIACTIQYKKLRSHLNYILVNMAVANLIVSSVGSFTCFYCFAFRYMALGPLGCKIEGFTASLGGMVSLWSLAVIAFERWLVICKPLGNFAFKSEHALFFCALTWFFALCAAVPPLVGWSRYIPEGMQCSCGPDWYTTGNKYNTESFVLFLFCFCFSVPFTCIVFCYSQLLFTLKSAAKAQAESASTQKAEKEVTRMVVVMVLGFLVCYMPYASFALWVVNHRGQTFDLRLATIPSCVSKASTVYNPVIYVLLNKQFRSCMRKMLGMSGGDEEESSASQSVTEVSKVGPS from the exons ATGAAGATGAGGACAAGTCGTCAAGAGGAGACTCCAGATGACTTCTGGATCCCAATCCCACTGGAAACCGACAACATCACAGCCCTCAGCCCGTACCTAGTCCCCCAGGACCATTTAGGGAGCCTGGGGCTTTTTTATTCAATGTCAGCGTTAATGTTCTTCTTGTTTGTGGCCGGCACGGCCATCAATGTCCTCACAATCGCATGTACTATTCAATACAAGAAGCTCCGCTCCCATCTGAACTACATCCTGGTCAACATGGCTGTGGCGAACCTCATCGTCTCGTCCGTGGGCTCTTTTACCTGCTTCTACTGTTTTGCCTTCCGATACATGGCTCTTGGTCCTCTCGGCTGCAAGATCGAAGGATTTACGGCATCTCTTGGTG GCATGGTCAGCCTTTGGTCTCTTGCGGTGATTGCATTTGAAAGATGGCTGGTTATCTGCAAGCCACTCGGGAACTTTGCCTTCAAGTCAGAGCATGCTTTATTCTTCTGTGCACTTACCTGGTTCTTTGCTTTGTGCGCTGCAGTTCCTCCACTAGTGGGATGGAGTAG GTATATCCCTGAGGGAATGCAGTGTTCATGTGGACCAGACTGGTACACAACGGGCAACAAGTATAACACCGAATCCTTTGTGCTGTTCctcttctgcttctgcttttccGTCCCTTTCACTTGCATCGTCTTCTGCTACTCGCAGCTGCTCTTCACACTGAAATCA GCAGCAAAGGCCCAGGCAGAGTCTGCCTCCACCCAGAAGGCAGAGAAAGAGGTGACCAGGATGGTGGTTGTCATGGTGCTGGGTTTCCTGGTGTGCTACATGCCATACGCCTCCTTTGCGCTTTGGGTCGTGAACCATCGTGGACAGACGTTTGACCTGAGACTTGCTACCATACCGTCCTGTGTCTCAAAAGCCTCCACGGTCTACAATCCTGTCATCTACGTTCTCCTCAATAAGCAG TTCCGCTCTTGCATGAGGAAGATGCTGGGGATGAGTGGAGGCGACGAGGAGGAGTCATCTGCAAGTCAGTCGGTCACCGAAGTCTCAAAAGTTGGACCCTCTTAA
- the LOC102220522 gene encoding blue-sensitive opsin-like: MRFNRVVEFPEDFWIPVPLDTDNISSLSPFSVPQDHLGNSGMFYAMAGFTFFLFVIGTSINTLTIACTMRYKKLRSHLNYILVNLAVANLLVSVVGSFTACCSFTFRYFIFGPLACKIEGFVATLGGMVSLWSLAVVAFERWLVICKPLGNVAFKPEHAMACCVFTWIFALTASVPPLLGWSRYIPEGLQCSCGPDWYTTNNKYNNESYVMFLFCFCFAVPFTTIIFCYSQLLITLKMVAKAQAESASTQKAEKEVTRMVVVMVLGFLVCWMPYASFALWVVNNRGQTFDLRLATLPSCLSKASTVYNPVIYVFLNKQFRTCMLSMLGMGDGEEEVSTTQSVTEVSKVGPA; the protein is encoded by the exons ATGAGGTTCAACCGAGTCGTAGAGTTTCCAGAAGACTTCTGGATCCCAGTCCCGTTGGACACAGACAACATCTCATCCCTCAGCCCTTTCTCGGTTCCTCAGGACCACTTGGGGAATTCGGGAATGTTCTATGCCATGGCCGGATTCAcgttctttctttttgtcatcGGCACTTCCATCAACACCCTCACCATCGCGTGCACCATGCGATACAAGAAGCTTCGTTCCCATCTCAACTACATCCTGGTGAACTTGGCCGTGGCGAACCTTCTTGTGTCTGTGGTCGGCTCCTTCACCgcctgctgctccttcacattcAGATATTTCATCTTTGGGCCGCTAGCGTGCAAGATCGAAGGGTTTGTCGCAACGCTAGGGG GTATGGTAAGCCTTTGGTCTTTGGCAGTAGTAGCTTTTGAAAGATGGCTAGTCATCTGCAAACCTCTTGGCAATGTTGCTTTCAAGCCTGAACATGCGATGGCTTGCTGCGTGTTCACCTGGATCTTCGCGTTGACAGCCTCAGTTCCGCCCTTGCTGGGATGGAGCAG GTACATCCCAGAAGGCCTCCAGTGCTCCTGCGGTCCAGACTGGTACACAACcaacaacaaatacaacaacGAGTCCTATGTCATGTTCcttttctgcttctgctttgCTGTCCCATTCACCaccattattttttgttattctcaGCTACTCATAACACTTAAAATG GTAGCAAAGGCCCAAGCTGAGTCGGCCTCCACCCAGAAGGCTGAAAAGGAGGTGACCAGGATGGTGGTCGTCATGGTGCTGGGCTTTTTGGTATGCTGGATGCCCTACGCCTCCTTCGCTCTTTGGGTCGTCAACAACCGTGGGCAAACGTTCGACCTGAGATTAGCAACCCTACCATCCTGCCTGTCGAAGGCCTCCACCGTCTACAATCCCGTCATCTATGTATTTCTAAATAAGCAG TTTCGAACATGCATGTTATCCATGCTTGGGATGGGGGATGGAGAGGAGGAAGTCTCTACAACTCAGTCAGTGACTGAAGTCTCCAAAGTTGGCCCGGCTTAG